Within the Catalinimonas niigatensis genome, the region TTGGTATGCCCAAAATGGATGGTATGGAATGTACTCGGCAGATCAGAGCTTTGGCTGATAAACAAAAAGCAAATATTCCCATTGTCGCTATTACCGGTAATGCCAAGAATTACTCTGAAGAAGAGTTTAATAATGCAGGTATCAATGAATATATTCAAAAACCCATAAACTTTGATCACCTGGTAGAGGTAGTTAAGAAATTTACGAGCTAATGGCTGGTGGAGAAATTAAATACACTAAACATTTTTTGAATAAGCTTGAGGACATGTTTGCTGAGTCAGACTATGTGCTCCGGTATGAAAAAGGTAATTTTAAGTCCGGATACTGTGTATTG harbors:
- a CDS encoding response regulator, encoding MANFKKVLVAEDSSVIQNLTKKVLQFQNYDIDSVKNGEEVLKAIETNEYDIILMDIGMPKMDGMECTRQIRALADKQKANIPIVAITGNAKNYSEEEFNNAGINEYIQKPINFDHLVEVVKKFTS